From a region of the Equus przewalskii isolate Varuska chromosome 2, EquPr2, whole genome shotgun sequence genome:
- the BBS12 gene encoding chaperonin-containing T-complex member BBS12 isoform X1, whose product MVMACRVINKRRHMGLQQLSSFAETGRTFLGPVKSSKFIIDEECHESVLISSTVRLLESLDLTSAVGQLLSEAVRAQNNTYRTGTSTLLFLVGAWSSAAEECLHMGVPVSLIVSVMSEGLNSCIEEVVSLEVPVHHVFDHIDNTKTFSGLETFSVSLGPFLQIPSDTGLMQKEHDLKDVAPQPLTIHNLSGRPVKSPQLFRPQAKVEADTNMSQTPQTLKNSLLADTCCRKSVLIHSRHLNRTDNSQQISKPDGFLEQHGAATPQAYRCNDLVELEVGLSHGDDSSMKLVEAAAQLQYQNVRTQQGSCAMPFMFDISRIFTCCLPGLPESFSCVCPGYITVVSTSSTTLIKELQNQPIRVVLIEGDLTENYRHLGFNKSANIKTVLESMKLPQDSSEELWINRVLEILIKFNVNLILAQGNVSEHLIEKCTHSKRLVIGSVNGNVMQAFAEASGAVQVAYITQVDENCVGNGVCVTFWRSIPLDVVDTVDGMAIMLKTEGINLVTVVLTSPVTAHMQSKEDRFWTCASRLCYALKEQKVFLGGGAVEFLCLSHLQILAEQSLSKGNQACSGWLHNTSSWLASSLALYRPTVLQCLANGWHKYLSTLIYNTANYSSEFEASTFIQHHLQNAIDSGSPSSYILSEYSKLNSGIFNSGISNKLGQIPRVYDIVTPKIEAWRRALDLVLLVLQTDSEIITGLVHTEINSQSLRSWEDCLSRLELKLRDSSDTVLARHPLFRNNAGEPPLARKVANFHS is encoded by the exons ATGGTGATGGCTTGCAGAGTCATAAACAAAAGAAGGCACATGGGACTTCAACAACTCTCATCATTTGCAGAAACAGGAAGAACTTTTCTGGGCCCAGTAAAATCATCCAAATTTATTATAGATGAAGAGTGTCATGAGAGTGTGTTAATCAGTTCAACAGTAAGGCTTCTCGAAAGTTTGGATTTAACCAGTGCAGTGGGACAACTTCTCAGTGAAGCAGTTCGAGCACAAAATAACACATACAGAACTGGAACCAgtactcttttgtttcttgttggAGCATGGAGCAGTGCTGCTGAAGAATGTCTTCACATGGGTGTCCCCGTTTCGTTAATAGTGTCTGTAATGTCAGAAGGCTTGAACTCTTGTATTGAAGAGGTAGTTTCCCTTGAAGTCCCTGTCCACCATGTATTTGACCATATTGACAACACAAAGACATTTTCTGGACTTGAAACATTTAGTGTCAGTTTGGGCCCTTTTCTACAAATCCCATCAGATACTGGTTTGATGCAGAAAGAGCATGATCTCAAAGATGTTGCCCCTCAGCCATTGACCATTCACAATCTTTCTGGGAGACCTGTTAAATCACCTCAACTCTTTAGGCCTCAGGCTAAGGTTGAAGCAGATACAAACATGTCACAAACCCCTCAAACTCTGAAGAACAGTCTGCTTGCAGACACCTGCTGCAGAAAGTCAGTACTAATCCACAGTAGGCATCTTAATAGGACGGATAATAGCCAGCAGATAAGCAAACCAGATGGATTTCTAGAACAACATGGTGCAGCTACACCCCAGGCTTACAGGTGTAATGATCTGGTAGAGTTGGAGGTGGGTTTGAGTCACGGAGACGACAGCAGCATGAAATTAGTAGAAGCAGCAGCACAGCTGCAATATCAGAATGTTCGTACGCAACAGGGCAGCTGTGCAATGCCGTTTATGTTTGACATTTCAAGAATCTTCACTTGCTGTTTACCAGGTTTaccagaaagtttttcttgtgtCTGTCCAGGATATATCACTGTTGTATCAACATCCAGCACTACTCTGATCAAGGAATTGCAGAATCAGCCCATCCGGGTAGTTCTTATTGAGGGTGACCTCACAGAGAATTATCGCCACCTAGGATTTAACAAGTCTGCAAATATTAAAACGGTATTAGAAAGCATGAAGCTTCCACAAGACAGCTCAGAAGAACTGTGGATAAATCGTGTATTAGAGATATTAATTAAATTCAATGTGAACCTTATCCTGGCACAAGGAAATGTATCTGAACACTTAATTGAAAAGTGCACACACAGTAAGCGGTTGGTAATTGGGTCAGTGAATGGCAATGTGATGCAGGCTTTTGCAGAGGCTTCAGGGGCCGTACAGGTGGCCTACATTACACAAGTGGATGAAAACTGTGTGGGTAATGGGGTCTGTGTGACCTTCTGGAGAAGCATTCCCTTGGATGTTGTAGATACAGTCGACGGAATGGCAATCATGTTAAAAACAGAAGGGATTAATTTGGTTACGGTAGTGCTCACTAGCCCGGTCACTGCACACATGCAAAGCAAAGAAGATAGATTCTGGACTTGTGCCTCTCGCCTGTGTTATGCTCTAAAAGAGCAAAAGGTCTTCCTTGGAGGTGGTGCAGTTGAATTTTTGTGTCTTAGCCATCTTCAAATTCTTGCGGAGCAATCTCTGAGTAAAGGAAACCAAGCCTGTTCAGGATGGCTTCATAATACTTCCTCTTGGCTGGCCTCATCTCTGGCACTGTACAGACCCACTGTGCTTCAATGCCTAGCCAATGGATGGCACAAGTACCTTTCAACTCTCATATATAACACTGCCAATTACTCATCGGAATTTGAAGCCAGCACATTCATTCAACATCATctacaaaatgccatagactctGGCTCTCCTTCATCTTACATCTTGAGCGAATATAGTAAACTAAATAGTGGAATTTTCAATTCAGGCATTTCAAATAAACTGGGACAAATTCCAAGAGTTTATGACATTGTTACACCAAAGATTGAGGCGTGGCGCCGAGCTTTGGATTTAGTACTCTTAGTCCTTCAGACAGACAGTGAAATTATTACTGGACTCGTACACACAGAGATAAATTCACAG TCTCTGAGAAGCTGGGAAGATTGCTTGTCGAGGCTGGAGTTGAAGCTGAGGGACTCTTCTGATACAGTGCTAGCCAGGCACCCTCTCTTCAGGAACAACGCTGGAGAGCCACCACTAGCCAGGAAG GTGGCAAACTTCCACTCTTGA
- the BBS12 gene encoding chaperonin-containing T-complex member BBS12 isoform X2 — translation MVMACRVINKRRHMGLQQLSSFAETGRTFLGPVKSSKFIIDEECHESVLISSTVRLLESLDLTSAVGQLLSEAVRAQNNTYRTGTSTLLFLVGAWSSAAEECLHMGVPVSLIVSVMSEGLNSCIEEVVSLEVPVHHVFDHIDNTKTFSGLETFSVSLGPFLQIPSDTGLMQKEHDLKDVAPQPLTIHNLSGRPVKSPQLFRPQAKVEADTNMSQTPQTLKNSLLADTCCRKSVLIHSRHLNRTDNSQQISKPDGFLEQHGAATPQAYRCNDLVELEVGLSHGDDSSMKLVEAAAQLQYQNVRTQQGSCAMPFMFDISRIFTCCLPGLPESFSCVCPGYITVVSTSSTTLIKELQNQPIRVVLIEGDLTENYRHLGFNKSANIKTVLESMKLPQDSSEELWINRVLEILIKFNVNLILAQGNVSEHLIEKCTHSKRLVIGSVNGNVMQAFAEASGAVQVAYITQVDENCVGNGVCVTFWRSIPLDVVDTVDGMAIMLKTEGINLVTVVLTSPVTAHMQSKEDRFWTCASRLCYALKEQKVFLGGGAVEFLCLSHLQILAEQSLSKGNQACSGWLHNTSSWLASSLALYRPTVLQCLANGWHKYLSTLIYNTANYSSEFEASTFIQHHLQNAIDSGSPSSYILSEYSKLNSGIFNSGISNKLGQIPRVYDIVTPKIEAWRRALDLVLLVLQTDSEIITGLVHTEINSQHFFQLWRPLDLAATGRFLHS, via the exons ATGGTGATGGCTTGCAGAGTCATAAACAAAAGAAGGCACATGGGACTTCAACAACTCTCATCATTTGCAGAAACAGGAAGAACTTTTCTGGGCCCAGTAAAATCATCCAAATTTATTATAGATGAAGAGTGTCATGAGAGTGTGTTAATCAGTTCAACAGTAAGGCTTCTCGAAAGTTTGGATTTAACCAGTGCAGTGGGACAACTTCTCAGTGAAGCAGTTCGAGCACAAAATAACACATACAGAACTGGAACCAgtactcttttgtttcttgttggAGCATGGAGCAGTGCTGCTGAAGAATGTCTTCACATGGGTGTCCCCGTTTCGTTAATAGTGTCTGTAATGTCAGAAGGCTTGAACTCTTGTATTGAAGAGGTAGTTTCCCTTGAAGTCCCTGTCCACCATGTATTTGACCATATTGACAACACAAAGACATTTTCTGGACTTGAAACATTTAGTGTCAGTTTGGGCCCTTTTCTACAAATCCCATCAGATACTGGTTTGATGCAGAAAGAGCATGATCTCAAAGATGTTGCCCCTCAGCCATTGACCATTCACAATCTTTCTGGGAGACCTGTTAAATCACCTCAACTCTTTAGGCCTCAGGCTAAGGTTGAAGCAGATACAAACATGTCACAAACCCCTCAAACTCTGAAGAACAGTCTGCTTGCAGACACCTGCTGCAGAAAGTCAGTACTAATCCACAGTAGGCATCTTAATAGGACGGATAATAGCCAGCAGATAAGCAAACCAGATGGATTTCTAGAACAACATGGTGCAGCTACACCCCAGGCTTACAGGTGTAATGATCTGGTAGAGTTGGAGGTGGGTTTGAGTCACGGAGACGACAGCAGCATGAAATTAGTAGAAGCAGCAGCACAGCTGCAATATCAGAATGTTCGTACGCAACAGGGCAGCTGTGCAATGCCGTTTATGTTTGACATTTCAAGAATCTTCACTTGCTGTTTACCAGGTTTaccagaaagtttttcttgtgtCTGTCCAGGATATATCACTGTTGTATCAACATCCAGCACTACTCTGATCAAGGAATTGCAGAATCAGCCCATCCGGGTAGTTCTTATTGAGGGTGACCTCACAGAGAATTATCGCCACCTAGGATTTAACAAGTCTGCAAATATTAAAACGGTATTAGAAAGCATGAAGCTTCCACAAGACAGCTCAGAAGAACTGTGGATAAATCGTGTATTAGAGATATTAATTAAATTCAATGTGAACCTTATCCTGGCACAAGGAAATGTATCTGAACACTTAATTGAAAAGTGCACACACAGTAAGCGGTTGGTAATTGGGTCAGTGAATGGCAATGTGATGCAGGCTTTTGCAGAGGCTTCAGGGGCCGTACAGGTGGCCTACATTACACAAGTGGATGAAAACTGTGTGGGTAATGGGGTCTGTGTGACCTTCTGGAGAAGCATTCCCTTGGATGTTGTAGATACAGTCGACGGAATGGCAATCATGTTAAAAACAGAAGGGATTAATTTGGTTACGGTAGTGCTCACTAGCCCGGTCACTGCACACATGCAAAGCAAAGAAGATAGATTCTGGACTTGTGCCTCTCGCCTGTGTTATGCTCTAAAAGAGCAAAAGGTCTTCCTTGGAGGTGGTGCAGTTGAATTTTTGTGTCTTAGCCATCTTCAAATTCTTGCGGAGCAATCTCTGAGTAAAGGAAACCAAGCCTGTTCAGGATGGCTTCATAATACTTCCTCTTGGCTGGCCTCATCTCTGGCACTGTACAGACCCACTGTGCTTCAATGCCTAGCCAATGGATGGCACAAGTACCTTTCAACTCTCATATATAACACTGCCAATTACTCATCGGAATTTGAAGCCAGCACATTCATTCAACATCATctacaaaatgccatagactctGGCTCTCCTTCATCTTACATCTTGAGCGAATATAGTAAACTAAATAGTGGAATTTTCAATTCAGGCATTTCAAATAAACTGGGACAAATTCCAAGAGTTTATGACATTGTTACACCAAAGATTGAGGCGTGGCGCCGAGCTTTGGATTTAGTACTCTTAGTCCTTCAGACAGACAGTGAAATTATTACTGGACTCGTACACACAGAGATAAATTCACAG CATTTCTTTCAGCTTTGGAGACCTCTTGACTTAGCAGCCACTGGCAGATTTCTTCACAGCTAG
- the BBS12 gene encoding chaperonin-containing T-complex member BBS12 isoform X3, with protein sequence MVMACRVINKRRHMGLQQLSSFAETGRTFLGPVKSSKFIIDEECHESVLISSTVRLLESLDLTSAVGQLLSEAVRAQNNTYRTGTSTLLFLVGAWSSAAEECLHMGVPVSLIVSVMSEGLNSCIEEVVSLEVPVHHVFDHIDNTKTFSGLETFSVSLGPFLQIPSDTGLMQKEHDLKDVAPQPLTIHNLSGRPVKSPQLFRPQAKVEADTNMSQTPQTLKNSLLADTCCRKSVLIHSRHLNRTDNSQQISKPDGFLEQHGAATPQAYRCNDLVELEVGLSHGDDSSMKLVEAAAQLQYQNVRTQQGSCAMPFMFDISRIFTCCLPGLPESFSCVCPGYITVVSTSSTTLIKELQNQPIRVVLIEGDLTENYRHLGFNKSANIKTVLESMKLPQDSSEELWINRVLEILIKFNVNLILAQGNVSEHLIEKCTHSKRLVIGSVNGNVMQAFAEASGAVQVAYITQVDENCVGNGVCVTFWRSIPLDVVDTVDGMAIMLKTEGINLVTVVLTSPVTAHMQSKEDRFWTCASRLCYALKEQKVFLGGGAVEFLCLSHLQILAEQSLSKGNQACSGWLHNTSSWLASSLALYRPTVLQCLANGWHKYLSTLIYNTANYSSEFEASTFIQHHLQNAIDSGSPSSYILSEYSKLNSGIFNSGISNKLGQIPRVYDIVTPKIEAWRRALDLVLLVLQTDSEIITGLVHTEINSQVPEGFLFL encoded by the coding sequence ATGGTGATGGCTTGCAGAGTCATAAACAAAAGAAGGCACATGGGACTTCAACAACTCTCATCATTTGCAGAAACAGGAAGAACTTTTCTGGGCCCAGTAAAATCATCCAAATTTATTATAGATGAAGAGTGTCATGAGAGTGTGTTAATCAGTTCAACAGTAAGGCTTCTCGAAAGTTTGGATTTAACCAGTGCAGTGGGACAACTTCTCAGTGAAGCAGTTCGAGCACAAAATAACACATACAGAACTGGAACCAgtactcttttgtttcttgttggAGCATGGAGCAGTGCTGCTGAAGAATGTCTTCACATGGGTGTCCCCGTTTCGTTAATAGTGTCTGTAATGTCAGAAGGCTTGAACTCTTGTATTGAAGAGGTAGTTTCCCTTGAAGTCCCTGTCCACCATGTATTTGACCATATTGACAACACAAAGACATTTTCTGGACTTGAAACATTTAGTGTCAGTTTGGGCCCTTTTCTACAAATCCCATCAGATACTGGTTTGATGCAGAAAGAGCATGATCTCAAAGATGTTGCCCCTCAGCCATTGACCATTCACAATCTTTCTGGGAGACCTGTTAAATCACCTCAACTCTTTAGGCCTCAGGCTAAGGTTGAAGCAGATACAAACATGTCACAAACCCCTCAAACTCTGAAGAACAGTCTGCTTGCAGACACCTGCTGCAGAAAGTCAGTACTAATCCACAGTAGGCATCTTAATAGGACGGATAATAGCCAGCAGATAAGCAAACCAGATGGATTTCTAGAACAACATGGTGCAGCTACACCCCAGGCTTACAGGTGTAATGATCTGGTAGAGTTGGAGGTGGGTTTGAGTCACGGAGACGACAGCAGCATGAAATTAGTAGAAGCAGCAGCACAGCTGCAATATCAGAATGTTCGTACGCAACAGGGCAGCTGTGCAATGCCGTTTATGTTTGACATTTCAAGAATCTTCACTTGCTGTTTACCAGGTTTaccagaaagtttttcttgtgtCTGTCCAGGATATATCACTGTTGTATCAACATCCAGCACTACTCTGATCAAGGAATTGCAGAATCAGCCCATCCGGGTAGTTCTTATTGAGGGTGACCTCACAGAGAATTATCGCCACCTAGGATTTAACAAGTCTGCAAATATTAAAACGGTATTAGAAAGCATGAAGCTTCCACAAGACAGCTCAGAAGAACTGTGGATAAATCGTGTATTAGAGATATTAATTAAATTCAATGTGAACCTTATCCTGGCACAAGGAAATGTATCTGAACACTTAATTGAAAAGTGCACACACAGTAAGCGGTTGGTAATTGGGTCAGTGAATGGCAATGTGATGCAGGCTTTTGCAGAGGCTTCAGGGGCCGTACAGGTGGCCTACATTACACAAGTGGATGAAAACTGTGTGGGTAATGGGGTCTGTGTGACCTTCTGGAGAAGCATTCCCTTGGATGTTGTAGATACAGTCGACGGAATGGCAATCATGTTAAAAACAGAAGGGATTAATTTGGTTACGGTAGTGCTCACTAGCCCGGTCACTGCACACATGCAAAGCAAAGAAGATAGATTCTGGACTTGTGCCTCTCGCCTGTGTTATGCTCTAAAAGAGCAAAAGGTCTTCCTTGGAGGTGGTGCAGTTGAATTTTTGTGTCTTAGCCATCTTCAAATTCTTGCGGAGCAATCTCTGAGTAAAGGAAACCAAGCCTGTTCAGGATGGCTTCATAATACTTCCTCTTGGCTGGCCTCATCTCTGGCACTGTACAGACCCACTGTGCTTCAATGCCTAGCCAATGGATGGCACAAGTACCTTTCAACTCTCATATATAACACTGCCAATTACTCATCGGAATTTGAAGCCAGCACATTCATTCAACATCATctacaaaatgccatagactctGGCTCTCCTTCATCTTACATCTTGAGCGAATATAGTAAACTAAATAGTGGAATTTTCAATTCAGGCATTTCAAATAAACTGGGACAAATTCCAAGAGTTTATGACATTGTTACACCAAAGATTGAGGCGTGGCGCCGAGCTTTGGATTTAGTACTCTTAGTCCTTCAGACAGACAGTGAAATTATTACTGGACTCGTACACACAGAGATAAATTCACAGGTGCCAGagggctttttatttttgtag
- the LOC103567126 gene encoding centrin-4, translating into MCTRVGGAEREVCESGLSNGVGAEEAAVGLRGGRWGPGSKLRTPAGAMASSYHTSSDQWRKRAAKIELNETQKQEIKEAFDLFDVDGSATIDVKELKIAMRALGFEPKKEEIKKMIAEIDTEGTGTINFEDFFAIMSVKMSEKDEKEEILKAFKLFDDDGTGSITLTNIKRVAKELGENLTDDELQEMLDEADRDGDGGINEEEFLKIMKKTTLY; encoded by the exons ATGTGCACGCGGGTGGGCGGGGCTGAACGAGAGGTCTGCGAGAGCGGCCTTAGCAACGGCGTCGGAGCGGAGGAGGCTGCTGTTGGGCTGCGGGGCGGCAGGTGGGGTCCGGGCTCTAAGCTGCGGACACCGGCTGGGGCCATG GCATCCAGCTACCACACAAGTTCAGACCAATGGAGGAAAAGAGCAGCAAAAATTGAATTGAATGAAACCCAAAAGCAAGAAATTAAAGAGGCCTTTGATTTGTTTGATGTTGATGGGTCTGCAACCATAGATGTGAAAGAGTTGAAG ATTGCAATGCGAGCCTTAGGATTTgaaccaaagaaagaagaaattaaaaaaatgatagctGAAATCGACACAGAAGGAACTGGCACCattaattttgaagatttttttgcCATAATGAGTGTAAAAATG agtgagaaagatgaaaaagaagaaatactgaaGGCTTTCAAATTATTTGATGATGATGGGACTGGAAGCATAACACTAACCAACATCAAGAGGGTCGCTAAGGAACTAGGGGAAAATTTAACAGATGATGAACTTCAG GAAATGCTTGATGAAGCTGATCGTGACGGGGATGGAGGAATAAATGaggaagaatttttgaaaataatgaaaaagaccactctttattaa